A genomic window from Pagrus major chromosome 23, Pma_NU_1.0 includes:
- the praf2 gene encoding PRA1 family protein 2: protein MADVQPPPLRSLDDFLLSSARFAVPDVRDLDRWNNRIINNLLYYQSNYFLSALGLLLMVGYFQPFQLFVGAVVVTLLFVGFVWAAENQAPIRRFRRNHPAIALFAILLASYLFISVLGGVAVFLFGIAFPILMVLVHASVRLRSLKNKLENKLESIGLKRTPMGLLLEALGQEQEAGS, encoded by the exons ATGGCAGACGTGCAGCCGCCACCCCTCCGGAGCCTGGATGATTTTCTCCTGAGCTCGGCCCGCTTCGCCGTGCCCGACGTGCGCGACCTGGACCGCTGGAACAACCGCATCATCAACAACCTGCTGTACTACCAGAGCAATTACTTCCTGTCCGCACTGGGCCTCCTGCTCATGGTGGG GTACTTTCAGCCCTTCCAGTTGTTTGTCGGGGCGGTGGTGGTCACCTTGTTGTTCGTGGGCTTTGTCTGGGCTGCGGAGAATCAAGCTCCCATTCGCCGTTTCCGCAGAAACCACCCAGCAATCGCCTTGTTTGCCATTCTTTTGGCCAGTTACCTCTTCATATCAGTGCTGGGAGGTGTGGCTGTGTTCCTGTTCGGGATAGCCTTCCCTATACTGA TGGTTCTGGTCCATGCATCGGTGAGGCTGCGCAGCCTGAAGAACAAGCTAGAGAACAAACTGGAGAGCATTGGTCTGAAGAGGACACCCATGGGACTGCTCTTAGAGGCTCTGGGACAGGAACAGGAGGCTGGATCctag